A stretch of the Neptunomonas phycophila genome encodes the following:
- a CDS encoding DUF523 domain-containing protein, protein MNKILISACLMGQNVRYDGKNSLITHPVIQSLKQQGRLVVFCPEVAGGLPTPRAPAEIKSRYPILVTTADQEDVTPQFLLGAELAVEKAQEVGACCAVLKSNSPSCGNREIYDGKFTNTLIPGSGVAASELQRHGFPVYNEHEIDQLLEFITTFDLSMNRHSA, encoded by the coding sequence ATGAATAAAATACTCATCAGCGCCTGCCTAATGGGTCAAAACGTTCGATATGACGGGAAAAACAGCTTAATCACACACCCCGTGATCCAATCTTTGAAGCAGCAAGGTCGATTGGTAGTATTTTGCCCTGAAGTTGCTGGCGGCCTACCGACACCACGAGCACCCGCTGAAATTAAATCCCGCTACCCTATCTTAGTGACTACTGCTGACCAAGAAGATGTCACTCCGCAATTTCTACTTGGCGCTGAGCTCGCTGTTGAAAAAGCTCAAGAGGTGGGTGCATGTTGTGCCGTGCTTAAAAGCAACAGCCCCTCTTGTGGAAACCGCGAGATCTACGATGGTAAATTCACAAATACATTAATACCCGGCAGTGGTGTAGCCGCATCAGAACTGCAACGTCATGGTTTTCCTGTTTACAATGAACATGAAATAGACCAACTGCTGGAGTTTATTACAACCTTTGACTTAAGCATGAATCGACACTCAGCTTAG
- a CDS encoding EAL domain-containing protein produces MLNECNIDDLSMLANPAWVYDVERYCIHWANASAIEFWQAETLDDLMQRDFRSSMSEAIFELLKSNLDQYRQGKEHTQWWTLYPKGHEKEVYCHFSGIRLRDNRMAMVVQIISGLQALGTELSNPPSTIIASLWDKNGLLTSANPLFNDLYGSSIREFSELFYSKEEASRLWARALKEREYETELYVPTPSGEQSHYIQIRVNQSKAGNLFVVRQFIKQEGFLNKKGASEESAVSLTYRQQQMRHRICKAMSAGEFCVDYLSVKYAKEDRLYAVEGMVTWKSPELGSIPAAEFMPMADDHGISALLGHYVLEKACDQLMQWGSDGKPLAKLIMTLSPSQILTPNYLKAMSQLLKRTGFPADQLIIFIDGEALIKRSPILLDTVRSLRLMGVMLASDGARFSRYKADGSTVVDTLEDIPLTHVKLSPAKDSPAIDEADIERVMSEAHKSGLQIIASNISATWELQLMTVLGCGLYQGALAGLVNVN; encoded by the coding sequence ATGTTGAATGAGTGCAATATTGATGATCTATCAATGCTTGCAAATCCAGCTTGGGTTTATGATGTTGAGCGTTACTGTATCCATTGGGCGAACGCGTCTGCAATTGAATTTTGGCAGGCCGAAACATTAGATGATTTAATGCAGCGGGATTTTCGCTCCTCTATGTCTGAGGCTATCTTCGAGTTGCTTAAATCCAACCTTGATCAGTACCGGCAGGGTAAAGAACATACACAATGGTGGACCCTCTACCCAAAAGGTCATGAGAAAGAGGTTTATTGCCACTTTTCTGGGATACGGCTGCGTGATAACCGCATGGCCATGGTCGTTCAAATCATTTCTGGGCTACAGGCTCTTGGCACTGAGCTTTCCAATCCTCCATCAACCATTATCGCTTCCTTATGGGATAAAAATGGCCTCTTAACAAGCGCCAACCCGCTATTCAATGACCTTTATGGTTCAAGTATTCGTGAATTTAGTGAGCTGTTTTATTCAAAAGAAGAAGCCAGCCGTTTGTGGGCCAGAGCGCTAAAAGAAAGGGAATACGAAACAGAGTTGTATGTGCCGACACCTTCAGGCGAACAGTCCCATTACATACAAATTCGGGTGAATCAAAGTAAAGCAGGGAATCTCTTTGTAGTAAGGCAATTTATTAAGCAGGAAGGCTTTCTCAATAAAAAGGGAGCCAGCGAAGAGTCTGCTGTTTCTCTGACCTATCGACAACAGCAAATGCGTCACCGTATCTGCAAAGCTATGTCAGCAGGTGAGTTTTGTGTTGATTACTTATCGGTTAAGTATGCTAAAGAGGATCGGCTATACGCGGTTGAAGGGATGGTAACTTGGAAAAGCCCTGAATTGGGTTCAATACCAGCCGCAGAGTTTATGCCTATGGCGGATGACCATGGCATATCTGCTTTACTGGGGCACTATGTGTTGGAAAAGGCTTGCGATCAGTTAATGCAATGGGGGAGTGATGGAAAGCCACTGGCTAAGCTGATAATGACACTATCGCCTTCCCAAATTCTAACTCCTAATTACCTAAAGGCTATGTCGCAGTTGCTGAAAAGAACGGGTTTTCCTGCCGATCAGCTAATTATTTTCATTGATGGTGAAGCGTTGATTAAACGTTCTCCTATCTTGCTTGATACTGTTCGGTCGCTGCGTCTGATGGGGGTAATGCTCGCCAGTGATGGCGCAAGATTTAGCCGATATAAAGCTGATGGGTCAACAGTCGTAGATACACTAGAAGACATTCCGTTAACACACGTAAAGCTTTCCCCTGCAAAAGATTCCCCGGCTATTGATGAAGCAGACATTGAGCGTGTCATGAGTGAAGCGCACAAATCGGGGTTGCAAATTATCGCCTCCAATATATCAGCAACATGGGAGTTGCAGCTGATGACGGTATTAGGCTGCGGGTTATATCAAGGCGCTTTGGCAGGCCTAGTTAATGTGAACTAG
- a CDS encoding NAD(P)/FAD-dependent oxidoreductase produces MKTDVVVIGAGASGLMCAATAGYRGRSVLVLEHTKKIGRKILMSGGGRCNFTNLHNTNANFVSNNPHFCKSALSRYRVSDFIELVERHGVEYHEKTLGQLFCNDSSKEILQVLLTECDWAGVDIKTEAQVATIEKKGDRFLITSSIGKIEAESVVIATGGLSIPNGGATSFAYDIAKQYGLTVLPTTAALVPVTLQKELLEVLKPLAGVSHPVEVSVGETTFRESMLFTHRGLSGPAILQISSYWTPNTYLEINFFPDEDLYAWLKAQREERPKSDISTVFAQRMSRRMAQILCELFDFSGPLAEHSNEQLAAIANAFTCWHVKPSGTEGYRTAEVTLGGISTDEISQKTMEAKAVEGLYFIGECLDVTGHLGGHNFQWAWASGFVAGQAV; encoded by the coding sequence GTGAAAACAGATGTGGTTGTTATCGGTGCTGGCGCGTCGGGGCTAATGTGTGCAGCGACGGCGGGTTACCGCGGCCGCTCGGTGCTTGTGCTAGAACACACTAAAAAAATAGGCCGTAAGATTTTAATGTCGGGTGGTGGGCGATGCAATTTTACTAATCTGCACAACACGAATGCTAACTTTGTGTCCAACAACCCCCACTTTTGTAAATCTGCTTTAAGCCGTTATCGAGTATCGGATTTTATTGAGTTAGTTGAGCGCCATGGCGTGGAATACCACGAAAAAACGCTGGGCCAATTATTTTGTAATGACAGCAGTAAAGAGATCCTGCAAGTTTTATTGACCGAATGCGACTGGGCTGGTGTAGACATCAAAACAGAAGCGCAGGTTGCCACTATTGAAAAAAAAGGTGATCGTTTTCTCATAACGAGCTCTATCGGTAAAATAGAGGCTGAATCTGTGGTAATTGCAACGGGTGGCTTATCTATCCCCAACGGTGGAGCGACCAGCTTTGCTTATGATATAGCTAAGCAATATGGCCTGACTGTACTGCCAACCACCGCTGCGTTAGTACCTGTGACTCTGCAGAAGGAACTGTTGGAGGTACTTAAACCTCTGGCTGGTGTGTCACACCCTGTTGAAGTGTCGGTAGGTGAAACAACGTTCCGTGAAAGTATGTTGTTTACGCATCGCGGTTTAAGCGGCCCCGCAATTTTGCAAATTTCATCTTACTGGACTCCAAACACCTATCTGGAGATCAATTTTTTTCCTGATGAAGATTTATACGCTTGGCTAAAAGCTCAACGTGAGGAGCGGCCTAAGTCAGATATCAGTACTGTTTTTGCACAACGCATGAGCCGCCGTATGGCGCAAATACTCTGTGAACTTTTTGACTTTTCAGGCCCGCTAGCCGAGCACAGTAATGAACAACTAGCGGCTATCGCTAACGCGTTTACCTGCTGGCATGTAAAACCATCAGGCACCGAAGGCTATCGAACCGCAGAGGTCACGCTAGGCGGCATCTCAACGGATGAAATCTCCCAAAAAACCATGGAAGCGAAAGCAGTCGAAGGCTTGTACTTTATTGGAGAGTGTTTAGATGTCACTGGGCATTTAGGCGGCCATAACTTCCAATGGGCATGGGCCTCAGGGTTTGTGGCTGGGCAGGCGGTTTAG
- a CDS encoding tRNA1(Val) (adenine(37)-N6)-methyltransferase: MSGRRRNSHFQCQQFTIEQSDCAMKVTTDASVFGAFVPVENAKTILDIGTGTGILSLFAAQRSLATIDAIEIEPNAAQQATLNTKNSPWPERINVITNDVRDYANQCPTRYDVIITNPPFFTKSTQNPDTQKSLARHNAHFPLHDLLGVIQQLLATQGTAWILLPLEEANSCISRAANFGLTLKQHVLIRTSKQHSPHVAMIALEHQQIDNQNNAEVPTEIFTVYTQHPYLSDESAALFRDYYTKIKQA; the protein is encoded by the coding sequence ATGAGTGGTCGCCGCCGTAATAGCCATTTTCAATGCCAACAATTTACAATCGAGCAAAGCGATTGCGCTATGAAAGTCACAACCGATGCTTCGGTCTTTGGTGCTTTTGTACCGGTAGAAAACGCCAAAACCATTCTGGATATTGGCACAGGAACAGGAATTTTAAGCTTATTTGCCGCTCAACGATCGTTGGCTACGATAGACGCAATCGAAATAGAACCCAATGCTGCTCAACAAGCGACCCTCAATACTAAAAATTCACCATGGCCGGAGCGCATTAACGTTATAACAAACGATGTACGCGATTATGCAAACCAATGCCCCACCCGCTACGATGTCATTATTACTAACCCACCCTTCTTTACAAAATCAACCCAAAACCCTGACACCCAAAAGTCATTAGCGCGCCATAATGCACACTTCCCCTTACACGACTTGTTAGGTGTAATTCAGCAGCTCTTGGCTACACAAGGAACAGCTTGGATACTATTGCCTTTGGAAGAAGCTAACAGCTGCATCAGCCGAGCAGCTAACTTTGGCTTAACGTTAAAACAGCATGTATTGATTAGAACAAGCAAACAGCATAGTCCGCATGTCGCCATGATCGCACTTGAGCATCAGCAAATTGACAATCAGAACAATGCAGAAGTCCCAACTGAAATCTTCACCGTTTACACACAACACCCCTACCTCAGTGACGAATCAGCAGCACTCTTTCGGGACTACTATACAAAGATAAAACAGGCATAG
- a CDS encoding DUF2889 domain-containing protein: MPLSTPSNRSLFHTRSVKCQGYKREDGLWDIEGHMTDVKAYDMPHPDTSDKTLKANQALHDMWLRITVDMDLVIHDAEAAMDSTPFEYCPQITPAYKQLIGLQIKGGFTKQVKALLGGINGCTHLIELLGPMATTAFQTTHQIRRQTQDWTETGPVPKIMDTCHSWSRSGPVVKRKWPHFASDAENDS, from the coding sequence ATGCCTTTATCGACACCTTCAAATCGATCATTATTTCATACCCGCTCCGTCAAATGCCAAGGCTATAAACGTGAAGACGGGTTATGGGACATTGAAGGCCATATGACTGATGTAAAAGCCTATGATATGCCACACCCTGATACCTCAGATAAAACGCTTAAAGCTAATCAGGCACTCCACGATATGTGGTTACGTATTACCGTAGATATGGACTTGGTAATACATGATGCCGAAGCGGCAATGGATAGTACGCCGTTTGAGTATTGCCCCCAGATAACCCCAGCTTACAAACAGTTGATTGGATTACAAATCAAAGGGGGTTTTACAAAACAAGTTAAAGCCTTGCTTGGGGGCATTAATGGCTGCACCCATTTAATCGAATTGCTTGGCCCGATGGCAACAACCGCATTCCAAACGACCCATCAAATACGTCGCCAAACGCAAGATTGGACAGAGACAGGTCCTGTACCCAAAATTATGGATACCTGCCACTCGTGGAGCCGAAGCGGCCCAGTTGTAAAAAGGAAGTGGCCACACTTTGCATCAGACGCTGAAAACGATTCGTGA
- a CDS encoding FAD-dependent oxidoreductase, which produces MIHIAIIGSGPSGCYIADYLAKKLDNAQIDVFDQQPTPFGLVRNGVAPDHLITKNITRQLEKAFARPNVRFIGGVRIESTPQAHSYCASLTPLELEKHYNIIVLATGATHDRQLDLPNQDIKGIYPSGALAAWYNGDLTQNQHPYIGTKIGIIGHGNVALDAARLLLKTREQLLKSDMPDHVINALTESQPNRDIYLIGRGSAANAHFSSGMIAEILELPNVACYRTDTNIPEELPPDVLKLIPKEHHRDRLKNLALFRKIPVLNGDLVKIRPAHSPRLTFIFETTPVKLNGEERVEAIDLRTSDDTMTRLPIDTLITAIGFEQSPTSLNFAEPTYSVGWCKNGAKGVIQSNRVDAVNTARDIINAVQQSVPCDKIGYHGIKAILDTQLVLITSFSDWKRIDEHERNAATEDRPRKKITDYATLTALINAGK; this is translated from the coding sequence ATGATACACATTGCCATCATAGGTAGCGGCCCCAGTGGTTGCTACATCGCTGATTACTTAGCTAAAAAGCTCGATAACGCCCAAATTGACGTATTTGATCAGCAACCAACGCCGTTTGGCTTGGTTAGAAATGGGGTTGCTCCCGACCATCTCATTACCAAAAACATTACTCGTCAATTAGAAAAAGCATTTGCTCGACCCAATGTGCGTTTTATTGGAGGTGTGCGTATAGAATCTACCCCTCAAGCTCACTCTTACTGCGCATCATTAACGCCTTTAGAGCTTGAAAAGCACTACAACATTATCGTGTTGGCAACAGGAGCCACACACGATAGGCAGCTAGATTTACCAAACCAAGACATAAAAGGGATCTACCCTTCCGGGGCATTGGCAGCATGGTATAACGGGGATCTAACTCAGAACCAGCATCCCTATATTGGTACAAAAATTGGCATTATTGGGCATGGGAACGTTGCTTTAGATGCCGCTCGGCTATTACTCAAAACTCGCGAACAACTTTTAAAGAGTGACATGCCCGATCATGTAATCAATGCCCTAACCGAATCCCAACCTAACCGCGATATTTATTTAATTGGCCGAGGCAGCGCTGCGAACGCTCACTTTTCCTCAGGAATGATCGCCGAAATTTTAGAACTTCCCAATGTCGCCTGCTATCGCACTGACACAAACATACCCGAGGAATTACCACCCGATGTTCTCAAGCTGATACCTAAAGAGCACCACAGAGATCGACTAAAAAACCTAGCGTTATTTAGGAAAATACCTGTTCTCAACGGTGACCTTGTAAAGATAAGGCCAGCTCACTCGCCACGATTAACCTTTATATTTGAAACTACACCAGTCAAATTAAATGGCGAAGAACGAGTAGAAGCTATCGACTTACGTACCTCTGATGACACCATGACCCGACTACCGATCGATACGTTAATAACTGCGATTGGCTTTGAGCAATCGCCGACTTCGCTTAATTTCGCCGAACCCACTTATTCGGTAGGCTGGTGTAAAAATGGGGCAAAGGGTGTCATTCAAAGCAACCGGGTTGATGCGGTAAATACAGCAAGAGACATTATTAATGCAGTGCAACAAAGCGTTCCCTGCGACAAGATTGGTTATCATGGTATAAAAGCAATATTAGATACTCAACTTGTGCTCATTACGTCTTTTAGTGACTGGAAACGTATCGATGAACATGAACGAAATGCAGCAACAGAAGATAGACCACGTAAAAAAATAACTGACTATGCAACGCTGACAGCACTCATTAATGCAGGCAAATAA
- a CDS encoding EAL and HDOD domain-containing protein, with the protein MSDANLQPQILMARQPIFDVKQRVVAYELLYRSEADSEQATFLGGSAATTEVLLNAYTSISDAGALKRVPAFINLTYDIVVEGKIPDLPRKQVVLEMLEDAEVDEAFIAGVKALVDDGYRIALDDFIYSPKYDPLLKLAHIVKVDVMYHSYDEVVVLLKQIKPFKVTLLAEKIETHEKLEECISLGFKLFQGHFLSKPKLITGRKINTGQVALLQLIQELQKPDAKPEALQALIIKDPVLTYKLLRIVNSAANSLVRNVESISDAIVLLGIPQVKKWATLIAMTANPDKPEELSRALLIRGRMAELIAEAQKSNHASSYFMAGMMSGLDALLDLQQDQLLEQVPLGDEIKKAITTGEGQIGQVLTGVIDFIAGNWDTLPIDFDADLYDQAYRESLDWTREAMQAMAETD; encoded by the coding sequence ATGTCCGACGCTAATTTGCAACCGCAAATTCTCATGGCTAGACAACCCATATTTGATGTAAAGCAACGTGTTGTTGCTTATGAGCTTTTATACCGCAGTGAGGCAGATTCTGAACAAGCAACTTTTTTAGGTGGAAGCGCGGCTACTACTGAAGTGCTACTTAATGCATATACCTCAATTTCGGATGCCGGTGCGTTAAAGCGTGTTCCCGCTTTCATCAACCTTACCTATGATATTGTTGTAGAAGGAAAAATACCGGACCTTCCTCGTAAACAAGTTGTACTTGAAATGCTAGAGGACGCCGAAGTTGATGAGGCATTTATTGCTGGCGTCAAAGCCCTAGTAGATGACGGGTACCGTATCGCACTGGACGATTTTATTTATAGCCCTAAATACGACCCCCTTTTGAAACTAGCCCACATAGTTAAAGTTGATGTTATGTATCATAGCTACGATGAAGTTGTGGTCTTACTAAAACAAATTAAGCCTTTTAAAGTCACGTTGCTGGCCGAAAAAATAGAAACGCACGAGAAACTAGAAGAGTGTATTTCTCTGGGGTTTAAGTTATTCCAAGGGCACTTCTTGAGTAAGCCCAAGTTAATTACTGGGCGTAAAATTAACACCGGTCAAGTCGCACTTCTGCAGCTAATTCAAGAGCTGCAAAAGCCCGACGCCAAACCTGAAGCACTCCAAGCTCTAATTATCAAAGATCCGGTATTGACTTATAAACTACTCAGGATTGTTAATTCGGCGGCTAATTCATTGGTACGTAATGTAGAGTCGATTAGTGATGCCATCGTTTTGTTGGGAATACCACAAGTCAAAAAATGGGCGACGCTCATCGCAATGACAGCCAACCCAGACAAACCCGAAGAGCTATCCAGAGCATTATTAATCCGCGGTCGAATGGCTGAACTGATTGCTGAAGCGCAAAAAAGCAATCATGCATCCAGTTACTTTATGGCTGGCATGATGTCTGGACTCGATGCCTTGCTCGACCTACAACAGGATCAACTGTTGGAACAAGTGCCTCTAGGGGATGAAATTAAGAAGGCCATTACCACAGGCGAAGGGCAAATAGGTCAAGTACTGACCGGCGTTATTGATTTTATTGCGGGGAACTGGGACACCCTACCAATAGACTTTGATGCCGACTTATACGATCAAGCCTACCGAGAATCACTGGATTGGACACGTGAAGCCATGCAAGCGATGGCCGAAACAGACTAA
- a CDS encoding oxidoreductase → MTTKTIKTGIIGYGFSATTFHLPFITSSPDFELTAISSSQRDLVIKNHPKCSYYETPDALIGNSDIDLVIITAPNDTHYPLAKLALEHNKHVVIEKPFTTNVSDGEHLIALAAEKARVLSVYHNRRWDGDFLTVQKLINEGKFGQVKYFESHFDRFRPAVRQRWREQSPNGGGILFDLGPHLIDQALQLFGLPEAITAQCLIQRKGSTNVDFFNIVLHYPDKQAVLHSDLYSAGANRRFTVKGELGSYEVYGLDPQEDRLKAGVKPKTPSWASVPSDEYGTFFSGTSQTHIKTETGGYQHYFTGLAKAIRQEDTAPISASDGLWTIKLIELAMQSSQQGRTLAVTA, encoded by the coding sequence ATGACAACAAAAACCATCAAAACAGGCATCATCGGTTATGGTTTTTCTGCAACTACTTTTCATCTCCCTTTTATAACCTCTTCACCTGACTTTGAGCTCACTGCTATCAGCAGCTCACAACGCGATTTAGTGATAAAAAATCATCCTAAGTGCAGCTATTACGAAACCCCTGACGCACTTATAGGTAACAGCGATATCGATCTTGTTATCATTACCGCACCAAACGATACCCACTATCCTCTAGCAAAACTTGCTTTAGAACATAATAAGCATGTTGTAATTGAAAAGCCGTTCACAACTAATGTCAGCGACGGTGAGCACCTTATCGCATTAGCAGCAGAGAAAGCGCGCGTACTGAGCGTTTACCATAATCGCCGCTGGGATGGTGATTTTCTAACTGTACAAAAACTGATTAATGAGGGTAAGTTTGGCCAGGTTAAGTATTTTGAGTCTCACTTTGATCGCTTTCGCCCTGCAGTGCGACAACGCTGGCGTGAGCAATCACCTAACGGCGGCGGTATACTGTTCGACCTTGGCCCTCACCTTATAGATCAAGCATTGCAGTTGTTTGGCTTACCGGAGGCCATCACAGCCCAATGCCTTATACAGCGCAAGGGATCAACCAATGTAGATTTTTTTAATATTGTTCTGCATTACCCTGACAAACAAGCCGTACTACACAGCGACCTTTATAGCGCCGGCGCCAATAGACGATTTACAGTAAAAGGTGAACTGGGCAGTTATGAAGTCTATGGTTTAGACCCACAAGAGGATCGTTTAAAGGCCGGAGTAAAACCTAAAACGCCTTCATGGGCCAGTGTTCCCTCTGATGAATACGGTACTTTCTTCTCCGGAACATCACAAACACATATCAAAACAGAAACAGGTGGATACCAGCATTATTTTACTGGCTTAGCTAAAGCAATTAGGCAAGAAGACACCGCCCCAATTAGCGCATCTGATGGCTTGTGGACCATTAAGCTAATAGAGTTGGCCATGCAAAGTAGCCAACAAGGCCGAACATTAGCCGTTACCGCATAA
- the rraA gene encoding ribonuclease E activity regulator RraA: MEDLLPELCDQFPDLVQVVEPMFGNFGGRETFGGQIVTIKAFEDNSLVREQVALPGKGKVLVIDGGASMRRAMLGDMLAEKAEKNEWEGIIINGCLRDVNAIGQLDVGVQALGTHPMKTDKRGLGDLNVPVTFGGVTFVPGQYVYADNNGVLVSAEPLTLSAKS, translated from the coding sequence ATGGAAGATTTATTGCCGGAACTATGTGATCAGTTTCCTGATTTAGTACAAGTTGTTGAGCCAATGTTTGGTAATTTTGGTGGGCGAGAAACCTTTGGGGGGCAGATTGTGACCATCAAAGCTTTCGAAGATAACTCTCTCGTGCGTGAACAAGTGGCTTTGCCTGGCAAAGGCAAAGTTTTAGTTATTGATGGCGGGGCTTCTATGCGCCGTGCCATGTTAGGGGATATGTTAGCTGAAAAAGCTGAAAAAAATGAATGGGAAGGCATTATCATTAATGGCTGTTTGCGTGATGTGAATGCCATAGGGCAGCTCGATGTGGGTGTCCAAGCGTTAGGTACACACCCAATGAAAACGGATAAGCGTGGTTTAGGAGATTTGAATGTCCCTGTCACGTTTGGTGGGGTAACTTTTGTGCCAGGACAATATGTGTATGCTGATAATAACGGTGTGCTGGTGTCTGCAGAGCCACTGACTTTGTCAGCTAAGAGCTAA
- a CDS encoding response regulator transcription factor — protein sequence MSKRVTGSVFIVDDDADFGLSMQWFLESCNYPAYYFSDTRTFLDSYKGEMGCMLLNPSMPNTDGLTLMETMRTRNIHLPVIMISGQSDIPQVVAAIKAGALDYIPKPCDQNKVLSVVESGLQLASEQHQEQQRTATTRNNYQLLSRREKQVMELVVNGYANREIAETLGISPKTVEVHRSRVMGKMQADSLPALVNFAMELGKQNKAELA from the coding sequence ATGAGTAAACGTGTTACCGGAAGTGTCTTTATCGTGGATGATGATGCTGATTTTGGCCTATCAATGCAGTGGTTTTTAGAGTCGTGCAATTATCCAGCGTACTATTTTTCCGATACGCGCACTTTCCTAGATAGCTATAAAGGCGAAATGGGCTGCATGCTATTAAATCCATCTATGCCAAATACGGATGGCCTTACGTTGATGGAAACAATGCGTACTCGTAATATTCACTTGCCCGTCATAATGATCAGCGGCCAAAGTGACATCCCTCAAGTTGTAGCCGCTATCAAAGCTGGTGCACTCGACTACATTCCCAAACCATGTGATCAGAATAAAGTACTATCAGTTGTGGAATCGGGATTACAGCTTGCTTCGGAACAACATCAAGAGCAGCAGCGAACAGCCACTACGCGCAACAATTATCAGCTACTTAGCCGAAGAGAAAAACAAGTTATGGAGTTAGTAGTTAACGGTTATGCTAACCGTGAGATCGCAGAAACTTTAGGGATCAGCCCTAAAACCGTTGAGGTTCATCGCTCAAGAGTTATGGGCAAAATGCAGGCTGACAGCCTCCCCGCCTTAGTAAATTTTGCAATGGAATTAGGTAAGCAAAACAAAGCCGAATTAGCCTGA
- a CDS encoding zinc ribbon domain-containing protein has protein sequence MDDFDWIDRSSGERFHSAIYNCPECNKKVSFGDNFCRHCGVKFTPAMCNHMKQNLKLLSDSNFKHLVIIMLIVLVFILGTVLS, from the coding sequence ATGGACGATTTTGATTGGATTGATAGAAGCTCAGGTGAACGATTCCACTCTGCAATATACAATTGTCCTGAATGTAATAAAAAGGTTTCGTTTGGTGATAATTTCTGTCGGCATTGTGGTGTGAAATTTACCCCTGCAATGTGTAATCACATGAAGCAAAATTTAAAATTACTTAGTGATAGCAATTTTAAACACTTAGTCATAATAATGCTTATAGTGTTAGTTTTTATATTAGGTACAGTACTTTCTTAG
- the ylqF gene encoding ribosome biogenesis GTPase YlqF, whose translation MAINWFPGHMHKARKEIAQVIDEIDAVIEVLDARLPKSSENPLVESLRKGKPVLKILNKADLADPVKTQAWLDFYNAQEGIKAIALSQDQKKLVQKIPDMCKLMVPTRANHDRPVRAMIMGIPNVGKSTLINALLGRRIAKVGNEPAVTKNQKRYTLKNGMALSDTPGFLWPKIEDVDSGYRLAASGAIRDTAIEYELVALYAAKFLLDTYPQYLETRYKLKSIPVGSDELLDEIGRKRGGLRPGGVIDRHKASEVLLHDMRSGKMGAISFETVAEWEIKWAEQERLRLEAQALAEAEAEAEANKNERTGNKPY comes from the coding sequence ATGGCAATTAACTGGTTTCCCGGGCACATGCACAAGGCACGCAAAGAAATCGCTCAAGTGATCGATGAAATTGATGCCGTAATAGAAGTGCTTGATGCCCGCTTACCTAAGTCGAGTGAGAACCCGTTAGTTGAAAGTCTACGCAAAGGTAAACCTGTGCTTAAGATTTTAAACAAGGCTGATTTAGCCGATCCGGTTAAAACACAAGCTTGGTTAGACTTTTATAATGCACAAGAGGGCATTAAGGCGATCGCGCTTAGCCAAGATCAAAAAAAGCTGGTTCAAAAGATCCCAGATATGTGCAAATTAATGGTGCCTACTCGTGCTAACCATGATCGTCCCGTTAGGGCGATGATCATGGGGATTCCTAACGTAGGGAAGTCTACGTTAATCAATGCGTTGTTAGGACGTCGTATCGCTAAAGTAGGCAATGAGCCGGCTGTCACAAAAAATCAAAAACGGTATACCCTAAAAAACGGCATGGCGCTCTCAGATACGCCAGGTTTTTTATGGCCCAAAATTGAAGATGTCGATTCTGGATACCGTTTAGCGGCCAGTGGTGCAATTAGAGACACCGCCATTGAGTATGAATTAGTAGCCCTGTATGCCGCTAAGTTTCTGCTAGATACATACCCTCAGTATTTGGAAACACGTTATAAGTTAAAAAGTATTCCCGTTGGAAGTGATGAGTTGCTCGATGAAATAGGTCGTAAGCGCGGAGGCCTGCGCCCCGGCGGAGTTATCGATCGCCACAAAGCGTCAGAAGTGCTACTGCATGATATGCGTTCGGGTAAAATGGGTGCTATCAGTTTTGAAACAGTAGCAGAGTGGGAAATTAAGTGGGCAGAGCAGGAGCGTTTACGTTTAGAAGCGCAGGCGTTGGCCGAGGCGGAAGCAGAAGCTGAAGCAAACAAGAATGAGCGTACGGGTAATAAACCCTACTAA